In one window of Ruminococcus albus AD2013 DNA:
- a CDS encoding IS1595 family transposase has protein sequence MSKRFPKPEITLDGIYSKFADDDFCKDFLLDIRFEKGFACPFCGGSEYRRIRSRHLLRCKLCKADISATNGTFMHRTHIPLRLWIITAFLVMSNKCSVSAVTLMRTLGVTYKTAWYILHRIRKAMKCREERYLLDGIVELDDTYLGAPTHGKKRGRGTEKVKMIVALSKNAAGNPEYVKMSDVPNLKGITVGRFARDNIRAGSKIESDNARSYKKPLAQKYFHIFETYDPTSGQLNWMHKVISNFKAMIMGTYHGNEKIHTALYAAEYCYKFNRRKLGNSAYLRLLAALVQ, from the coding sequence ATGTCAAAAAGATTTCCGAAACCTGAGATCACACTTGATGGGATATACTCAAAGTTCGCAGACGATGACTTTTGCAAGGATTTTCTGCTTGATATCCGCTTTGAAAAGGGCTTTGCCTGCCCGTTTTGCGGTGGCTCTGAGTACCGCAGGATAAGGTCACGTCATCTGCTGCGCTGCAAGTTATGTAAAGCAGATATTTCCGCCACAAACGGAACTTTTATGCACAGAACACATATTCCGCTCAGACTGTGGATAATCACCGCATTCCTCGTTATGAGCAACAAATGCAGCGTGTCCGCTGTTACTCTCATGAGAACTCTTGGCGTGACTTACAAGACTGCCTGGTACATCCTTCATCGCATCAGAAAAGCCATGAAATGCCGTGAAGAACGCTATTTGCTCGACGGGATCGTTGAACTTGATGACACGTATCTCGGTGCTCCGACTCACGGTAAAAAGCGTGGCAGAGGAACTGAAAAAGTCAAGATGATCGTAGCTTTATCAAAGAACGCAGCAGGAAATCCCGAGTACGTTAAAATGAGCGATGTGCCGAATTTAAAGGGTATAACTGTGGGTAGATTTGCCAGGGATAATATCCGCGCAGGTTCTAAGATCGAGAGTGATAATGCCCGAAGTTACAAGAAGCCGCTGGCACAGAAATACTTCCATATTTTTGAGACATATGATCCGACAAGCGGTCAGCTGAATTGGATGCATAAAGTTATATCAAACTTCAAAGCAATGATCATGGGAACTTATCACGGAAACGAAAAGATCCATACAGCGTTGTATGCTGCCGAATACTGCTACAAATTCAACCGCCGTAAGCTGGGAAACAGTGCGTATTTAAGGCTCTTGGCTGCTTTGGTTCAGTGA
- the thiE gene encoding thiamine phosphate synthase, translating into MKCDKNTMLLYAVTDRAWLGDMTLYQQVELALKGGVTCVQLREKELSDEDFLAEAIEISALCKKYGVPFFINDNVDIAVKCKADGIHVGQEDMAAAKVRERVGEDMMIGVSVHSVSEALEAVAAGADCLGVGAMFSTSTKADASVLPKDTLRDICNAVDIPVVAIGGIGKGNIDKLKGTGVDGVALVSAIFSAEDIESECRELRKLSEEMVRG; encoded by the coding sequence ATGAAGTGCGATAAAAATACTATGCTGCTCTACGCTGTTACAGACAGAGCATGGCTCGGAGATATGACCCTTTATCAGCAGGTGGAACTCGCCCTCAAAGGCGGTGTTACCTGTGTTCAGCTGCGCGAGAAGGAGCTTTCCGATGAGGATTTTCTTGCCGAAGCTATCGAGATATCCGCCCTTTGCAAAAAGTACGGAGTACCGTTTTTCATAAATGATAACGTGGATATAGCCGTAAAGTGCAAGGCAGACGGTATCCATGTCGGTCAGGAGGATATGGCTGCTGCAAAAGTCCGTGAACGTGTCGGCGAGGATATGATGATAGGTGTATCGGTACATTCCGTAAGCGAAGCCCTTGAAGCCGTAGCTGCAGGCGCTGACTGTCTCGGTGTAGGGGCAATGTTCTCCACCTCCACAAAAGCAGATGCAAGTGTACTTCCAAAGGATACCCTGCGTGATATTTGTAATGCGGTGGATATCCCTGTGGTCGCCATCGGTGGTATCGGCAAGGGGAATATCGATAAACTCAAAGGCACAGGCGTTGACGGAGTTGCTCTGGTAAGCGCTATATTCTCAGCTGAGGATATTGAAAGCGAATGCCGTGAGCTGAGAAAATTATCGGAAGAAATGGTACGCGGCTAA
- the thiM gene encoding hydroxyethylthiazole kinase, with amino-acid sequence MLGTMLENVRKNCPLIHNITNYVTVNDCANIVLACGASPIMADDEGEAAEITAICGGLNINIGTLNHNTIPSMFLAGKKANELGHPVLLDPVGAGASKLRTETACKLLDEIKFTCIRGNISEIKTLASVGGTTKGVDADAADKVTEDNLESVIAFTKKLAEKTGAVIAITGAIDIVADAKKAYIIRNGHPMMSSITGTGCQLSAMTTAFITANPDHTLEAVVAAVCTMGYAGEVAHERLSDKDGNSTYRNCIIDAVYNMTPEALEKGAKYEVR; translated from the coding sequence ATGCTTGGGACTATGCTGGAAAATGTCAGAAAAAATTGTCCGCTGATACATAACATCACAAACTATGTCACAGTCAATGACTGCGCAAATATCGTACTCGCCTGCGGGGCATCACCCATAATGGCTGATGACGAGGGCGAAGCTGCCGAGATAACCGCTATCTGCGGCGGTCTGAATATCAATATCGGTACACTTAACCACAATACAATACCCTCGATGTTCCTTGCAGGCAAAAAGGCGAATGAACTGGGACATCCCGTTCTTCTCGACCCTGTGGGTGCAGGCGCATCTAAACTCAGGACTGAAACAGCCTGCAAGCTTCTCGATGAGATAAAATTCACCTGCATACGCGGAAACATTTCCGAGATAAAGACCCTTGCTTCCGTTGGCGGTACCACCAAGGGCGTTGATGCTGATGCAGCCGATAAAGTCACCGAGGATAACCTCGAAAGCGTTATCGCTTTCACCAAGAAACTCGCTGAAAAGACAGGTGCTGTGATCGCCATAACAGGCGCTATAGATATTGTTGCCGATGCCAAAAAAGCATACATCATACGCAACGGACACCCGATGATGTCTTCCATAACAGGAACAGGCTGTCAGCTTTCTGCCATGACCACTGCTTTCATCACTGCCAACCCCGACCACACTCTTGAAGCTGTCGTAGCCGCTGTATGCACTATGGGATATGCAGGCGAAGTCGCTCATGAAAGACTTTCAGATAAGGACGGCAACTCAACTTACAGAAACTGCATCATCGACGCTGTATACAATATGACACCCGAAGCGTTGGAGAAAGGAGCAAAATATGAAGTGCGATAA
- the thiD gene encoding bifunctional hydroxymethylpyrimidine kinase/phosphomethylpyrimidine kinase, with amino-acid sequence MKKKTALTIAGSDCSGGAGIQADLKTMTMNGVYAMSAITALTAQNTTGVTGILESTPEFLQQQIDAIFEDIFPDAVKIGMVSTVSLIRVIAERLEHYKAKNIVVDPVMVATSGAKLIDDSAIEELKKNLLPKACVITPNIPEAEVLADIKITCEDDMVAAAKLIFEKFGCAVLCKGGHAINDANDLLYNADGAKWFRGKRIDNPNTHGTGCTLSSAIAANLAKGESLEKAVENAKNYISGALAAQLDLGKGSGPMDHAFILN; translated from the coding sequence ATGAAAAAGAAAACAGCATTGACCATTGCAGGAAGTGACTGCAGCGGAGGCGCCGGTATTCAGGCTGATCTGAAAACAATGACCATGAACGGTGTGTACGCCATGAGTGCGATCACCGCTCTTACCGCCCAGAATACGACAGGCGTAACAGGAATACTTGAATCCACTCCCGAATTTTTACAGCAGCAGATAGACGCTATCTTCGAGGACATCTTCCCCGATGCGGTAAAGATCGGTATGGTATCAACGGTCAGCCTTATCCGTGTGATAGCAGAAAGACTTGAACACTACAAGGCAAAAAATATAGTTGTCGATCCCGTTATGGTGGCTACCAGCGGTGCTAAGCTTATCGATGACAGTGCTATCGAAGAACTGAAAAAGAACCTTCTCCCGAAAGCCTGCGTCATCACACCCAATATCCCCGAAGCAGAAGTTCTTGCCGATATTAAGATCACCTGCGAAGATGATATGGTAGCAGCAGCAAAGCTTATCTTTGAGAAATTCGGCTGTGCTGTACTCTGCAAGGGCGGACACGCCATCAACGATGCAAACGATCTGCTTTACAATGCAGATGGTGCAAAATGGTTCAGGGGCAAGAGGATAGATAATCCCAACACCCACGGCACAGGCTGTACCCTTTCAAGTGCAATAGCCGCAAATCTTGCCAAAGGCGAGAGCCTTGAAAAGGCAGTTGAGAACGCTAAAAACTATATTTCGGGAGCACTTGCCGCACAGCTGGATCTCGGAAA